TGGCTAAATTCCCTTCCTGTCTGGAACATTGTTTCTTATAGCAAATTCCTTTTGCAGGATGATAACAGATATAATTCAGGCCGAGGGGCACACCTAAATCTCAAGCGTGCCGAAAAGGCTCGTATTCAAGTTAACAAAATACCAGGTGCTTTTAACGATGCATAAGCAAATAATCTTTGCTGTGACGCTGAATAATCGTATGCCGTCTTTTGATGCATTTACTACCGTCCAAGTGTAGAAGAGCTGCTTCGAGGGCAATAGACTAATGCTTTTTTCCTTGAATTATTTTGTTTCCTGTCTGTTTGCTGATGTAAGCATTCTTCTAGGCCTTGTTGAAACTCTAGTGGCCAAGACAACTTCTTGGGAAGAGAATCATGGTCTACCCTTCACATATGATGGCGTTCCTCTTCTAGCTATGTTGGATGAGTATGTGATGCTTAGgcaagagaaggaggaagagaagagaaAAATGCGGGTTAGTGTTACTTCCTTTATTGTACTCATGGAATAATTTTAGTGCCAACTGGACACTGAACTAGAACCTGAATGCAATTGTGTCCTTCCAGTTACCCTAGAAAAAAGTTATATACTGTTCTCTCTTTCTGATAAATGCCATGTAAGTTACAATATGTTGCTTGCTTGCATTTTTTAGATATCAATCTGCCACGCTAGCCAATATGTGTAGTTTATGTATGCCTccttttcatattgaatctctcTGTCAGTTGTCAGTTTGCCACAATTCTGAATTAGTTTGTGTTTGGTTGAAGATATGTGATGTTTGCATATAAACCAAAAAGGATGTTCCAGTGATACTTATTCACGCTTTTGATCAAATGTTGCAACTGCAATCAGCTGTCATCGTTCTGTTCCTTTCACATTCCAGGAACAAAAGCGCTACACCGAGCAGTTACTGAACATCGACCGTGAAGGGCCGTTTGGGACACGTGTCAGTCCCTATAGAGTGGCCAGTGCAAAGAAGGTACCTAGCCCAAAGCCCAATGGCAGCGTGACCAACGGGTCCCCTGGTAGAAGGCTCTCGATGAGCACTCAGCAGAACGAGAGCAAGAGTTCCCGGTCTGCTGGTAAGGATGGTAAGAAagctgctgcggcggcggcgccgaAAACACCAGCTTCCCCGAATGAAGCTGCAACGGCGAAAGAAGACGACGCGTCCATTCAGCACACGGACGCTGATCCAGTCCCTTGTTCACCATGAACTGTTGCGTCCTTCTCGTTGGATTGCCCTGTACTAtttttgtagtgatttcttggtaGGTTCGGAACTGGAGTTTGGTTGTCTGATGTCGAATCTTGTAATCGATTAGTGGTGGTATCCTAACGTCTGAGTAGTTGTATTAGATGTCTAGCTTTAATCCATTTCTTGGAAGTAAAAGAGGCTCTTGCAGGTTTGCGTCGTTTTTACTTATCTGGATGTACAATTTTGTGGTTGGTAATTGAGGATTTTTTTTACTGCACAGTGTCTGTTTGTTTAGCATCGATAACCATGGGAACATCCATTCCATCTGTGGAAAGAAGCTGATTACTTTCATTTAAGGTAGGAAAACAGAAATAGAagcatttagaacactattttagtaatctaaacgctcttacAATAATTATTTACACCAGCAAGCATACTTCAGAATTTGAATACGCAAGCATCTGTCCATTAATAGAATATTTTTTTGTGCATTGACATATACAGTAAAGTAACAATGTATCCCATGACTTTCGAATCACTAATACGCATAAACCTAATTTAAGTCCACATCTCAATCTGTTGTGGTTGCATGTGGTGACGATTAAGTCCACATCTGAATCTGTTAAGGATTGCATGTGGTTATCACCGACATTGTATCCCGGTCACCCAACCCTCTTATTCACCTCCTCGGCTCCTCCTCCCACCGCCATGTTGCTCCGCGCCATCATAGCACTCCCTTGGAGCTTGTACACCCTATCCTCTATTGTCAGCCCTTTCCCTCCTTTTTTAGCAACACACCTTGCAGACTCGACAAAAGCATAATATGGTAAATATTGCAAATCCACTATTAGACAGAGGATGTGATGTCAACTCAAgatttttttttttagaaaaggaggaacttagtcccggcctctgcatcaattgatgcatgcagccatctttaTTAAGATAATATCAAACATAGTCTTAAATCCATCATGTTCCGAAATTgaaaatcaaaacaaaacaaagaTAAAATGACAATATAATTGCCATATTTGGCGTAGCTAAAAgcagactacgatgcctatacacctaacctattattagcacgccatccaaaccggctGAAGATAGCCCGTGCGaccatctcccatcggttgcacccaataTTCATAAGCTTCTGGAGTCCGCATGGCTGAGTAATGACCACGTATGGATCCAAGACGTTGCtctgaagataacctgcaaaaagttaTTAAAGTTCTTGCCATTAAAAATCATATCGTTCCTGGTATTCCATATAGCTCAAAATAAAGCACAGACCCCAATTCTGATAATTTTCGATATTTTAACGTCTACTCCGTTGAGCCACGTTGTAAATAACGAGGTAATGCATGTGGATGGGGTAACATTAAAAGCTATATGAACAGTACGTCATAGTAGTTTTGCAAGGATGTAGTCTAGAAATAGATGTCTTATTGTTTCATTCTGATCACAATAACAACAGTTAGGTCTTCCTCCCCATCTGCGTTTTATTAAGTTATCTTTGGTTAATACCACCCCTTTGTGTATAAATCACATAAATATTTTAATCCTTAGAGGCACTTTGATATTCCAAATATGTATTGATCTGGGCAGTGGTCCAGTGTTTATCAAATCCGTATACATGGACTTTACTGAGAATACACCATTCGTAGGTAAAGTCCACCGAACACTATCTGTCTGATCAGATAATTGTACCTGCATAAGTCTTCTGACCAGATGCAACCATGCAGTCCAGCGTGCTCCCACTTAAGCTCGCCTGAAGTGCATATTGAGAGGGATCGATTGTAATACCGTGGACACATAGTCCTCTTTACGTTGTACAATATTATAAAGCATAGGATATTGAAGTGCTAAAGGAGTGTCCCCAAGCCAAGTATCTTCCCAAAATCTTGTTGAGGTCCCATCAGCAACCATAAATTTGATCCGCTGAAAAAAAGTCAACTCAAGATTTAGAAAAATAAATATGTTGAACTATACTTTGGTCTTGGTGTTACTGCAGTTGCAGGTTTTTTCCCCACATGTAATTGAATTATTAACATAGTATGTCATAGACTAACTATTATTTCAACACAGTAAAAGTAATTTCTATGACAGTAATAATGCACGTGAATGCAACGTCTTGCCTAATAGTTTTATTTTTACAGCATTGCAGTGAATGAATATTTAGGAACTAAAAGTGAAACAACAAAATTATCCAAACCTGAAATGCCCATAAAGGATATTTTCCTTAAAGTCGATCAGaaacataacacatacataaGTTCAAGCTGCCAATCAAGAAGTAAATACAATAATAGATGCATACACCAGTCCAGTGGCTTCTCCACAAGAAAGAACATACAGCATTTTAGATCTCCTTGTTCATGCATACTTGGGTTTAACCCAGGTGCTTAAATTACATACATCTTCAGTTGCTAGTCTCCAGATATATTCGGTGATGTTTTTTGTCGTTTTGAAAATATATAATGTGTTAGTACATTGTCACAAAAGGTAGCGCAAAACTATCCAAAGCTTTCTAGCAAATGGCATGCCAAGTTTtcataaaacaacaacaaaccCCTACCTATTTGATTCAACGTTGGCAGTTTGGGATGGATATCATCAGGATATGCTTCTTCCAGAATGCTATTTGTACCCTGAATCTGGTGATTTCTCTATTCATATTTCAGAGAATGTGTTCAATAATGAAGTTAAATGTAGTTCAATGAATAAAATGGAACAAAGTAAGACGATGAGAAGCAACAAGAACCAGGGTCATGTCTgcaatatgcttgagctacatatGCGCAACATACAGGGAGCAATGCTCTTTGAGGACTTCATCTTCGGTGGAGTTTTCTCATCAATGCTTAACCCATCCAATGTGAACCCCATCATATGCGCAACATACATCACGCTCGCAGGAAGCATCCTCTCCATGTGAAACCCATCGAATTGAACCTACACCAAGAGTAACAAACGTTTGAGCCCAagatggcggggggggggggggggggggagtttgaCAAAAAACAAAAGGTTACATACTAAAATTGAGTGAGGTTGAAATAGTTGTAGTTGATTGCCAAAATAAATAGAGGGAATATCATACTACCATGCCAAGAGGTTGCAACCAACCTCAGCATCAATGGGGTATATAACTTTTATCAATGGACTTACAGGAGAGGCATCGTCCCCTAAACTTCTTTAATGTATCACAGAACTGAGCAGTTTTAGCATGCTCCCTCTTACCCCCTATTTTTACATGAGAGGTGAGAGTAGATAACAGATCTGAGCCATCGATCTCATTAATTAGCGGTCTGATTAAATCTTACCTTCTTACCTAATTTGTAAAAAGAAAGGTAAGAGCGAGCATGTTAAAATTTGCCATCACAAAACTATCATTAAATGAAAAATCCAGCAGTCACAGCCACAGTCACACAAAGACTACCATCATAATAGTCAAGTAACGAAAATGAATGGAAGAAACTAAAacagagtgtgacttttcgtcaaTGCTGATAGCGCAAAAACAAATACATTGTTAATCTCGCTCCATATATTACTGTTCCCCATATAAAATCATATGTGTTTTTCTAATACTATCAGCCAACCATGCCTTTGGATTTTATAGCAATGTATAATATATTTATGTAGAACCAAGATGAAGACCTGACGGTCCTGAACTTAATAATTCACCACCTTACATGACTGCCAGATTGATCAAGTAAAGAAATTAGTTATGATGGAGATGTGTGAAAACAATCATACAGAGGTTGTGGAATTCCAAGGGGAGAAATATTAATTGGGACAATCGTCCAAATGATCATGTTGCAAGTCGGTCCAACCGATTAGGTTATGATTATTAATTACTCTTCTTAATCACTCGCATGTGCTGACTGTGTTGTTTAACACTTTGAATGCAACTTGATTATACAAAACTACAAAAACACCATACATGGAAGTGATTTATCTCCTCTCTCATCatcaagcagcagcagcagcagcttccTTTCATGCCATTATGGCAGCTTCATTTTGGATCTTGAACCTCACATTCCTTCTGATCTCTTCCTTTGTAGCTCCCACAGCAGCAGAAGTTGGTCGTGTTAACTATCTGCACAAAGGATCTTCACTAGCCGTGGAGCATGCCTCCCATGTCATAGAGTCACCTGACGGCACCTTCTCATTTGGGTTCTACAACCTTTCATCCACTGCCTTCACCCTGTCGATCTGGTTCACCAAGTCAGCCGACAGGACCATCGCCTGGAGCGCGAACCGAGATCGCCCCGTACACGGGGTCGGGTCCAAGGTCAAGCTGAACACTGATGGAAGAAGCATGGTCCTCACAGACTATGATGGTACGGTGGTCTGGCGGACCAACGCGTTGTCCGCAGAGGCCGATCACGCGGAGCTCATGGACTCTGGGAACCTTGTGATGAAGGATCATGGTGGCAACATACTGTGGCAAAGCTTCGACCATCCGACCGACACTCTGCTACCAGGCCAGCCAGTTACGGCCACTGCAAAGCTGGTATCAAAAGATCTCTCCCATCCTTCAAGCTACTATACATTGTGTTTTGACGACCGGTATGTCCTGTCGCTCGCTTATGAGGGGCCGGATATTTCTAACCACTACTGGCCTAACCCTGATCATAGTAGCTGGATGAACTATAGAATCTCCTATAACAGTAGTAGGATAGCTGTGCTTGACAAGCTGGGGCAATTTGTAGCTACTGACAATACCACCTTTCGTGCCTCTGATTGGGGCTTGGAGATCAAGAGGAGGCTAACTCTAGACTACGATGGTAATCTCAGGCTTTACAGCCTCGATGAATTTGATCGGAGGTGGTACGTTTCTTGGGTGGCTTTCTCCCAGCCCTGTGACATACATGGCCTATGTGGTTGGAATGGAATATGTGAGTACTCGCCAATACCACGCTGCTCTTGTCCTCGTGGCTATGCGGTCAGTGATCCAAGAGACTGGAGCAAGGGCTGCAAGCCAGTGTTCAACCTCACCTGCGGCCAGCGTGTGGGCTTCGTGCCCATTCCTGAGACCGACTTTTGGGGCTCCGATCTGAACTACACCATGTCGACAACCATGCATTCTTGCAAGGAGATGTGCTTGGAGAGTTGTGCATGTGTGGCATTTGAGTACAAAACGTTTCCAAATGCCTGCTTCCTCAAGTCTGCTCTCTTCAATGGCAAGACACTTCCAGGATACCCCGGCACGGCATATCTCAAGGTTCCCGAGAGCTTTCTGTCTCAGTCGCAGTCGCACACATCTGATTCTGATCTTCATCATGGTCATGCTTGTGATGCATCAAACAAGCAGACCGTGAGTTATACCAAacacaccaatgatgaaaaggGTACAATGTGGTACTACTACTATTGGTTCCTCGCTGTATTCTTTCTTGTGGAGGTCTGCTTCATTGGTTCTGGCTGGTGGTTCATGTCAAGacaacactcagcacgatcagagATCTGGGCAGCAGAGGAAGGCTACAGGGTGGTGACGGATCATTTCCGTAGTTTTACCCATAAGGAATTGCGGAGGGCTACCACGAATTTCACTGAGGAGCTCGGCCATGGGCGACATGGCTCTGTGTACAAGGGGATCTTACATGACAGCCGCGTAGTCGCAGTCAAGAAGCTCAACGACGTGAAGCAAGGTGAAGACGAGTTTGAGGCCGAGGTGAGCGTGATCGGTAAGATCTACCACATGAACCTGGTGAGAGT
This genomic stretch from Hordeum vulgare subsp. vulgare chromosome 6H, MorexV3_pseudomolecules_assembly, whole genome shotgun sequence harbors:
- the LOC123405631 gene encoding putative receptor protein kinase ZmPK1, which translates into the protein MDALQGQTSCGSLLQKLQLVWDEVGESDEDRDKVLFQLDQECLDVYKRKVDQALKSRDLLLQALDYSKMELARLASALGEKSIATSPEKTARTIKQQLAALAPTLEQLGKQKKERIKKFADIMSRIEQIRGEIAGNLEIGQQVPIPQINEDDLTDEKLRDFQSQLQELEKKKRERLKKVLEHVSTVQDLCSVLKMEHFSIITEVHDSLDDSVGKDHKSISNDTLSKLDRTIATLNKDKTLRLKKLQELATQLNDLWDLMDTPMEERSLFDHVTCNRTASVEEVTAPGALALDIINQAEIEVQRLDGLKYSKMKEIAYKKQTTLEDIYAGAHIVIDTAAAHDKIFALIESGNMEPTELIADMDNQIVKAKEEALSRKEILDKVERWISACEEESWLEDYNRDDNRYNSGRGAHLNLKRAEKARIQVNKIPGLVETLVAKTTSWEENHGLPFTYDGVPLLAMLDEYVMLRQEKEEEKRKMREQKRYTEQLLNIDREGPFGTRVSPYRVASAKKVPSPKPNGSVTNGSPGRRLSMSTQQNESKSSRSAGKDGKKACLFSIDNHGNIHSICGKKLIYMEVIYLLSHHQAAAAAASFHAIMAASFWILNLTFLLISSFVAPTAAEVGRVNYLHKGSSLAVEHASHVIESPDGTFSFGFYNLSSTAFTLSIWFTKSADRTIAWSANRDRPVHGVGSKVKLNTDGRSMVLTDYDGTVVWRTNALSAEADHAELMDSGNLVMKDHGGNILWQSFDHPTDTLLPGQPVTATAKLVSKDLSHPSSYYTLCFDDRYVLSLAYEGPDISNHYWPNPDHSSWMNYRISYNSSRIAVLDKLGQFVATDNTTFRASDWGLEIKRRLTLDYDGNLRLYSLDEFDRRWYVSWVAFSQPCDIHGLCGWNGICEYSPIPRCSCPRGYAVSDPRDWSKGCKPVFNLTCGQRVGFVPIPETDFWGSDLNYTMSTTMHSCKEMCLESCACVAFEYKTFPNACFLKSALFNGKTLPGYPGTAYLKVPESFLSQSQSHTSDSDLHHGHACDASNKQTVSYTKHTNDEKGTMWYYYYWFLAVFFLVEVCFIGSGWWFMSRQHSARSEIWAAEEGYRVVTDHFRSFTHKELRRATTNFTEELGHGRHGSVYKGILHDSRVVAVKKLNDVKQGEDEFEAEVSVIGKIYHMNLVRVMGVCSERSHRLLVYEYVENGSLAMFLFGDKGPLLWHQRYKVAAGVAKGLAYLHHECMDWIIHCDVKPEKILLDMDFDPKISDFGFAKLLQRGQADPGSMSKVRGTRGYMAPEWVSTAPLTEKLDVYSFGVVLLELVMGSRVSERATDGREDAEAALRQLEWTIKEKMGSDDLTWVDGFVDPRLNGDFVHSEVLLMLEVAALCLEKERSQRPSMNHVVQKFLSCD